In Cryptococcus tetragattii IND107 chromosome 11, whole genome shotgun sequence, a single window of DNA contains:
- a CDS encoding tRNA (adenine(58)-N(1))-methyltransferase catalytic subunit TRM61, with the protein MDAQKPMLHSRAHIEAGDIVILYMPSLSMAQKFTPHRPTQATSTYFAPRQSYGPFHSPTAHKSSIFPIYRTSPCASVKEFESHGLTNVRLQHRNVCKEGFGDAQGVEGVFLDLPAPWEAIPHAVKALRRDIITRICCFSPCLEQVLKTVTCLRSEGFSDISTQEVLIRTHELVAPPPNTAYLSSISSVVSYLREHEQRKEERRLLQIKTAKENNRKVKGIEANDALPGEGETGTKRKLEQTSVSGPDNAAPADPHPKTNLLWTEPSNPFPTTVLTKPSPEMKGHTSYLTFAVLYPESVRLSMAAQETSSRVETPTNITKAPETHSQETHYSEGSEIEKIGAMTSKEMDDWMKSGSTSLAGGRERFVSLLLAPTIICTNMDQDSPSSLCPTLLEPPPPATVISPPSPTKDKTVTKDTSPSQPRKISSQAFPTIESPGSPPQSTTDSLPPMVTPLPAPASPAFLRPTSPRFASPSLATTVRSPSPSSPSLRPKGLHHRRTGSTHRVRETIDGTQTANKDGERMINQYKIGMSLGQGAYAKVELGVNIHTGVKYAIKEFSKSRLHHQSLEEKHRANMRSKLRNGRARKAIGDDEGESRERPSQSSEKEISSILDSTQSGDEKTEDPLGLIRREIAVMKKLDHPNAISVSTADALFLVLEYMPGGTLMKVKAGEDDSNAQPPFDREQTREYFRQLCLGLEYLHANEIVHRDIKPDNILLSADRQLVKLCDFGVSEMFTKRGDDRIQKSGGSPAFQSPESFQSGGELHGKAMDIWALGVTLYCMLTGTLPFNYANIIELYAAVMEKSPRIPEDWDASLRDLIERMLCKDPALRIDMPRLREHPWTTDETRLPMIDTEENLFEVGKRVEEPTQDEIKDAIGTFRSILTVMRAVHKMRRLHLNRSSPSRGATSSPGDSANVSFASESMDSYVSSDPLTSTSSLSSDVEEGEFKDIVANKVMSPKQMSLASPADTEKSDITPSMSFKGIEPIKTDVQENVDEVVLVDSPTSENEDAKTEKVGSGSSRDL; encoded by the exons ATGGATGCTCAAAAACCGATGCTTCACTCCAGAGCACACATAGAGGCTGGTGACATCGTTATCCTTTACATG CCATCACTATC TATGGCTCAAAA ATTCACTCCCCACCGCCCCACCCAGGCTACGTCCACGTACTTCGCCCCACGCCAGAGTTATGGACCCTTTCACTCCCCCACCGCACACAAATCCTCTATCTTCCCGATATATCGTACATCACCATGCGCCTCGGT GAAAGAGTTTGAATCGCACGGTTTGACCAACGTTCGCTTACAGCATCGAAATGTCTGCAAAGAAGGTTTCGGAGACGCACAGGGGGTGGAAGGAG TTTTTCTTGACCTCCCCGCACCCTGGGAAGCCATTCCGCATGCGGTCAAGGCCCTTCGA CGTGATATTATCACCAGGATTTGCTGCTTTAGCCCTTGCCTTGAGCAAGTGCTCAAAACCGTTACTTGTTTGCGCTCTGAAGGATTTTCAG ATATTTCAACGCAAGAAGTCCTTATTCGAACCCATGAACTCGTTGCTCCTCCCCCCAACACCGCCTACCTATCTTCCATATCTTCCGTTGTCTCTTATCTTCGAGAACACGaacaaagaaaggaagagaggcgTCTGTTACAAATTAAAACTGCCAAAGAGAACAACCGAAAGGTCAAGGGCATCGAAGCGAATGATGCTCTTCctggggagggggagacGGGAACTAAGAGGAAGTTGGAACAGACGTCAGTCTCTGGTCCTGACAATGCGGCTCCAGCAGATCCGCATCCAAAAACAAATCTGCTCTGGACTGAACCATCCAATCCTTTCCCTACTACCGTGCTTACCAAACCCTCCCCTGAAATGAAGGGACATACCTCGTATCTTACCTTTGCAGTTTTGTACCCTGAATCTGTCCGGCTTAGTATGGCGGCGCAAGAAACGTCAAGTCGAGTTGAGACACCGACAAACATTACGAAGGCTCCTGAAACCCATAGTCAAGAAACTCACTACTCAGAGGGTTCAGAAATTGAAAAGATCGGAGCAATGACAAGtaaagagatggatgattgGATGAAAAGCGGTTCGACATCATT GGCCGGCGGCCGAGAAAGG TTTGTATCACTTCTCCTGGCACCCACCATCATCTGTACCAACATGGATCAGGACagcccttcctctctctgCCCGACTCTCCTCGAGCCTCCACCCCCAGCCACCGTCATCTCACCCCCCTCCCCTACAAAAGACAAGACAGTCACAAAAGATACTTCGCCTTCTCAACCACGGAAGATTTCATCACAAGCATTTCCCACTATCGAGTCTCCAGGTTCTCCTCCTCAGTCCACTACTGATTCACTGCCACCTATGGTCACACCCCTACCCGCTCCGGCTTCGCCTGCCTTCCTTCGGCCCACATCTCCCCGTTTTGCTTCGCCATCTCTAGCCACGACCGTCCGatctccttccccatcgTCACCCTCCTTGAGGCCCAAAGGATTGCATCACCGCAGAACAGGCTCAACTCATCGTGTCCGTGAAACCATTGATGGCACACAAACAGCCAACAAAGATGGCGAACGGATGATTAACCAGTACAAAATTGGGATGAGCCTCGGACAAGGAGCTTACGCCAAAGTTGAGCTAGGAGTTAACATACATACGGGCGTGAAATAC GCAATCAAAGAGTTTTCAAAATCCAGGCTCCATCACCAGTCTCTTGAGGAGAAACATCGTGCAAACATGCGAAGTAAATTACGGAATGGAAGGGCGCGAAAGGCAATaggtgacgatgaaggggaaagtCGAGAACGGCCGTCACAATCTAGTGAAAAGGAGATCTCCAGCATTTTGGACAGCACACAATCTGGAGAcgagaagacggaagaCCCACTGGGGCTGATCCGAAGGGAGATTGCcgtgatgaagaagctcga TCATCCCAAC GCCATATCTGTTTCTACCGCCGATGCTCTATTTCTGGTGTTGGAATACATGCCTGGGGGAACCCTCATGAAAGTCAAAgctggggaagatgattcAAATGCCCAGCCGCCTTTTGATCGCGAACAGACTAGAGAATACTTCAGACAACTTTGTCTTGGCTTGGAATACCTGCATGCCAATGAAATCGTGCATCGCGAT ATCAAACCAGACAATATACTTCTGTCTGCAGATAGGCAACTTGTTAAACTATGTGATTTTGGAGTATCAGAAATGTTCACAAAGAGAGGGGACGACCGGATTCAAAAATCTGGCGGTAGTCCGGCCTTCCAAAGCCCTGAAAGCTTCCAAT CGGGTGGTGAATTACATGGGAAGGCAATGGATATCTGGGCTCTTGGAGTCACGCTTTACTGCATGTTGACCGGCACTTTGCCTTTCAATTATGCAAATATTATCGAGCTATACGCTGCTGTCATGGAAAAAAG CCCACGAATTCCTGAAGACTGGGACGCATCGCTTCGGGATTTGATAGAGCGCATGCTTTGCAAAGATCCAGCATTGCGTATCGACATGCCAAGATTACGA GAACATCCGTGGACAACTGACGAAACACGTTTACCGATGATCGACACGGAAGAGAACTTGTTCGAAGTTGGCAAACGAGTGGAAGAACCCACTCAAGATGAGATCAAGGACGCGATCGGGACATTCAGAAGCATTCT AACCGTTATGCGGGCAGTCCATAA AATGCGTCGACTACACTTAAACCGCTCTTCGCCGTCTCGAGGTGCCACTTCATCCCCCGGCGATTCTGCCAATGTGTCATTTGCATCAGAGTCAATGGATTCCTACGTTTCTAGCGATCCTTTaacttccacctcttcattatcttcagatgtagaagaaggggagttCAAGGACATTGTAGCCAACAAAGTCATGAGTCCTAAGCAGATGAGCCTGGCATCTCCAGCGGATACTGAGAAGTCTGACATAACACCTTCCATGTCTTTTAAGGGCATCGAGCCCATCAAGACCGACGTGCAAGAAAATGTGGATGAAGTAGTGCTCGTTGATTCTCCGACGTCCGAGAATGAAGACGCAAAGACTGAAAAAGTGGGAAGTGGTTCAAGCCGTGATCTATAA